From a region of the Canis lupus dingo isolate Sandy chromosome 5, ASM325472v2, whole genome shotgun sequence genome:
- the ACRV1 gene encoding acrosomal protein SP-10, producing MKFLLLMSLYLIGYARGASGQPDEPPGSMDHQASVQQLSGEYFSLGNPSDGEALYETAAGENTLSEHTSGEHTSVEHFSAEHSSTEHTSGEHTSGEHTSGERATGEHTSSEHATSEHTSGEQPSGEQPSGEKSSGEQPSGEKSSGEQPSGEQSSGEKPSAEQTSGEQAVAEKPSGEQAVAEKPSGEQAVAERPSGEQASNEKAYSEQASAEQASAEQASSEQASGEKPLGEQPSGIPPSSTFSGPILNCHTCSYMNDQGKCLRGEGVCSTQNSQQCMLKKIFEGGKLQFMVQGCENMCPSMNLFSHGTRMQIICCRNQSFCNKI from the exons ATGAAGTTTCTCTTACTAATGAGTCTTTATCTGATTGGATATGCCAGAG GAGCATCAGGTCAGCCTGATGAGCCTCCTGGCTCTATGGATCATCAAGCTTCAGTTCAGCAACTTTCAGGTGAGTACTTTTCACTTGGAAACCCATCAGATGGTGAGGCTTTATATGAGACTGCTGCAGGTGAGAACACTTTAAGTGAGCACACTTCAGGTGAGCATACTTCCGTTGAGCACTTTTCAGCTGAACATTCTTCAACTGAGCATACTTCAGGTGAGCACACTTCAGGTGAACACACTTCAGGTGAACGTGCTACGGGTGAACACACCTCTAGTGAACATGCTACAAGTGAGCACACTTCTGGTGAACAGCCTTCTGGTGAACAGCCTTCCGGTGAAAAGTCTTCAGGTGAACAGCCTTCCGGTGAAAAGTCTTCAGGTGAACAGCCTTCCGGTGAACAGTCTTCTGGTGAAAAACCTTCAGCTGAACAAACTTCAGGTGAACAGGCTGTAGCTGAAAAGCCTTCAGGTGAACAGGCTGTAGCTGAAAAGCCTTCAGGTGAACAGGCTGTAGCTGAAAGGCCATCAGGTGAACAAGCTTCCAATGAGAAGGCTTACAGTGAACAGGCTTCAGCTGAACAAGCTTCAGCTGAACAGGCTTCAAGTGAACAGGCTTCAGGTGAAAAGCCACTGGGTGAACAGCCTTCAGGCATTCCACCTTCAAGCACATTTTCAG GCCCAATATTAAATTGTCACACATGCTCATATATGAATGATCAAGGAAAATGTCTTCGTGGAGAGGGAGTCTGCTCCACTCAGAATTCCCAGCAGTGCATGTTAAAGAAGATCTTTGAAG gTGGAAAACTCCAATTCATGGTTCAGGGATGTGAAAACATGTGCCCATCTATGAATCTCTTCTCCCATGGAACCAGGATGCAAATTATATGTTGTCGGAACCAATCTTTCTGCAACAAGATCTAG